One segment of Toxoplasma gondii ME49 chromosome VI, whole genome shotgun sequence DNA contains the following:
- a CDS encoding hypothetical protein (encoded by transcript TGME49_243220) — translation MSIVERKRKGDFTTQQGQLGRGHRRLCTVLLKGILSPKKRKGYLVNFSDGFTQRKDQPEKLYPVGEATVRTLSDSNASIFLWLVSRGAMPRIGGARRPAFESPEKSERQRKKSKQTVKQRETSPPITDSRKQKYHLEDSHGCIFKMGPLSAPRDEQKNGTYG, via the coding sequence ATGAGCATtgtcgaaagaaaaagaaaaggtgACTTCACAACGCAGCAAGGCCAACTAGGTCGAGGACATCGGCGGCTGTGCACAGTCCTATTGAAAGGGATTCTGTCTcccaagaagaggaaagggtACCTCGTCAACTTTTCAGATGGCTTCACTCAAAGGAAAGATCAGCCAGAAAAACTCTACCCAGTCGGCGAAGCCACAGTTCGGACTCTCTCAGATAGCAATGCCTCCATTTTTTTATGGCTCGTCTCCCGGGGGGCGATGCCACGCATAGGAGGGGCAAGGAGACCCGCCTTCGAAAGCCCCGAAAAGtccgagagacagcggaaaaaATCAAAGCAAACAGTGAAACAACGGGAAACCAGCCCACCGATCACCGATTCACGCAAACAGAAATATCATTTGGAAGACAGCCACGGCTGTATTTTCAAAATGGGACCTCTGTCCGCACCACGAGACGAGCAAAAGAACGGCACCTACGGATAG
- a CDS encoding hypothetical protein (encoded by transcript TGME49_243200) has translation MEALPVNSDVLDSRLPAACQIDATAQGSNADSKYSSFLRKVTENSASASSFSTLHKMNGTADAHSEQSSRQQSAATRHSTCEPVTTDPRAGGVGTAGGLTGEREGLSRQEVEKSLHALNEEERENSATIAALEHRRIALAKAAEQIQGVIEQSRESGQAEVMMAAQYQLQSIYQKQQETQAMEQQLDQTKKEAERRQLGAPSKQSSAQMHHEQAQNSISGNMADKQRTEMRPSSSQKKILVQGSSAAARGFSDDTHDAKKTQERRNTSHRRPSWKQRLVDLLNIPGPEITRESFLAAFYHPATGMSKSLLTSVFDQLKAQCRDARGSVTEHVPSPLILSILENHNGDDIVRLLDAVDLLEGNIRSLDKKCKNLAKSPLHEFTRRCTCRALLTLAKKAYAEMETTSQRFAPAVAVAGYSRTLEAYQYALTKSLAAEKNISLEQANALVSKCMHNMRNELETDIIQLRRMEIEAQAKAEEAKAAAAARARLQKMTPQEAEALGIPYSTVLQIAQSPEGVPVSGSASRSVSVPGTAGPAAQVSVTYRYPDGTLVTDPAHLPDGARAAELAAEMQIQKTATLAAEAAKRAEEFAVAQATSAAQAAVSAATFGGALIPPSLTSILPNAALSGDAASETKDLQADQTGSAAGQMAGSQTARGLHAPAAQPSGMHLLMGHQQNGSYSAQVQNHLVTSEAEAVCSISPDTRRNVTGASPGMVPGMEVMRPQASPFPHGYPSQDSRMQSAHMRLEGQQLPAMTSQQEGMKGLREGMGASLAVLPAATTPRGQQLSHLPPNAVPTNSPPAGPAPLRPGLQTLSMSESRDMFRRTRAPAGSHNTGGGAPAASTRSMSLVNPLRQAGKLLAGAFGFWKEEEGENDEPSKEESKNQVALEAQPTPTQNETVAQIRQSECLTSRPLHGSLQHLNLPEMPQNLPVPTGAVYSGSPMMVASGPGTTPAGMSAALYCNTMPSTSTGVCLPRAPTSQMLPAETRAQSGAFCGETLHHEGFQSPHTPPTSTYSMTNVYQRPAASAVAAVLGRKQPERSHAAETGDAAMTTSPGLMERAAEVHLGAAPTQVSPFFGQPQAAPGATNSSSTSSAREDTQEYRIRVSSFQDVPRPQLGKQQVGNLQQVQAQLEQISIAHLEEYAKKFGVYSTPEEAAAALGGVPLQGVGALAGMPSIAQPGNPATVDAGFWGGMKADRAQLMGVMGGLDETALYQAAVRSETPGRAGQRVASAHREGEPMSQASQRAVTLRQQYPGHGLN, from the exons ATGGAAGCGTTGCCTGTCAACTCCGATGTCTTGGACAGCCGCCTTCCCGCCGCGTGCCAGATCGACGCTACGGCTCAAGGCAGCAACGCAGACAGCAAATATTCGAGTTTCCTGCGGAAGGTAACAGAAAATTCGGCATCGGCATCTTCTTTTTCAACTTTGCACAAGATGAATGGAACCGCCGATGCACACTCGGAGCAAAGCAGCCGGCAGCAAAGCGCAGCAACTAGGCATTCGACGTGTGAACCGGTGACGACGGACCCGCGTGCTGGGGGGGTAGGCACAGCAGGCGGACTCACAGGCGAGCGGGAAGGTCTTTCGCGTCAGGAAGTTGAGAAGTCGTTGCACGCTCTAAATGAAGAGGAACGTGAGAACTCCGCGACAATCGCAGCACTAGAACACCGCCGGATTGCTCTGGCCAAAGCGGCAGAGCAGATCCAGGGCGTGATCGAACAATCAAGGGAGAGTGGCCAAGCCGAAGTGATGATGGCCGCACAGTACCAGCTGCAGTCCATCTATCAGAAACAACAAGAAACTCAAGCGATGGAGCAACAACTCGACCAAACTAAAAAGGAGGCCGAACGCAGGCAGCTCGGGGCCCCAAGCAAGCAGAGCTCAGCTCAAATGCACCATGAACAGGCGCAGAACAGCATTTCTGGAAACATGGCGGATAAGCAACGAACTGAAATGCGCCCAAGCAGCAGCCAGAAGAAAATTCTTGTGCAAGGTAGTTCAGCCGCTGCCCGCGGGTTCAGCGATGACACTCACGACGCGAAAAAGACACAGGAACGTCGCAACACATCGCATCGAAGGCCATCATGGAAGCAACGTTTGGTTGATCTACTCAACATTCCAGGGCCGGAAATCACGAGAGAAAGTTTCCTCGCAGCGTTCTATCACCCAG CGACAGGAATGAGCAAATCCCTTTTGACGTCCGTCTTCGATCAACTCAAAGCCCAATGTCGCGACGCCAGAGGGTCAGTGACGGAGCACGTGCCAAGTCCTCTTATTCTGAGTATCTTGGAGAACCACAACGGAGACGATATTGTCCGCCTGCTTGATGCTGTTGATCTTCTCGAAGGGAACATTCGAA GTTTGGACAAGAAATGCAAGAACCTCGCAAAGAGTCCACTCCACGAGTTTACACGCCGGTGCACGTGCCGCGCGCTCCTCACGCTTGCGAAGAAAGCATATGCAGAAATGGAGACCACCAGCCAACGGTTTGCGCCGGCAGTGGCGGTGGCGGGCTATTCCCGGACTCTTGAAGCGTATCAGTATGCTCTGACCAAGAGCCTTGCGGCCGAGAAGAACATCAGTCTCGAGCAGGCTAATGCG CTGGTTtccaaatgcatgcacaacaTGCGCAACGAACTGGAGACGGATATCATCCAACTCCGTCGCATGGAGATTGAGGCTCAagcgaaagcagaagaggcaaaggcTGCCGCTGCCGCTCGTGCACGTCTCCAGAAGATGACACcgcaagaagcagaagcttTGGGTATTCCTTATTCCACCGTTCTCCAAATCGCCCAATCCCCTGAGGGGGTCCCCGTCTCCGGAAGCGCTTCCCGTTCTGTCTCGGTGCCCGGGACTGCTGGCCCCGCGGCGCAAGTGTCAGTGACTTATCGTTACCCCGATGGGACGCTGGTGACCGACCCTGCCCATCTTCCGGACGGAGCCCGAGCGGCCGAGCTCGCGGCTGAGATGCAAATACAAAAGACAGCGACTCTGGCAGCGGAAGCTGCGAAAAGAGCGGAGGAATTTGCCGTGGCGCAAGCGACATCCGCAGCACAGGCTGCTGTTTCTGCCGCGACGTTCGGTGGCGCTCTGATTCCACCTTCCCTCACCAGCATCTTGCCAAATGCGGCTCTATCTGGAGATGCCGCTTCAGAAACAAAGGATCTCCAGGCAGATCAAACCGGATCTGCCGCCGGCCAGATGGCTGGCTCACAGACTGCGCGCggtttgcatgcacctgcaGCGCAACCCTCGGGAATGCACCTCTTGATGGGCCATCAGCAGAACGGCAGTTATTCGGCGCAAGTCCAAAACCACCTCGTTACCTCCGAAGCCGAAGCGGTCTGTTCCATTTCCCCGGATACCCGACGAAACGTTACAGGAGCCTCGCCGGGAATGGTGCCCGGAATGGAAGTCATGCGGCCACaggcttctccgtttcctcacGGATACCCCTCTCAGGActcacgcatgcagtctgctCACATGCGTCTGGAGGGCCAGCAGCTGCCGGCAATGACCTCTCAACAGGAGGGAATGAAGGGCTTGCGAGAGGGCATGGGCGCGAGCCTCGCTGTCCTACCAGCAGCTACCACTCCCCGGGGGCAACAGCTGTCGCATCTCCCTCCCAATGCGGTTCCAACTAACTCCCCGCCCGCAGGGCCTGCACCCCTCCGGCCGGGACTCCAGACGCTGAGCATGTCGGAGAGCCGCGATATGTTTCGCCGCACCAGAGCCCCTGCAGGCAGCCACAATACCGGAGGAGGAGCGCCTGCTGCAAGCACCCGGAGCATGTCTCTCGTGAACCCACTTCGTCAGGCCGGGAAGCTGCTCGCAGGGGCCTTCGGTTTttggaaggaagaggaaggcgagaacgatGAGCCGAgcaaagaggaaagcaagaaCCAGGTTGCGCTGGAGGCACAGCCGACGCCGACACAAAATGAGACAGTCGCACAGATACGCCAGAGTGAATGCTTGACCAGCCGACCGCTTCACGGCTCTCTGCAGCACCTCAACCTCCCCGAGATGCCACAAAACCTACCAGTTCCTACCGGTGCAGTCTACTCGGGATCCCCTATGATGGTAGCCTCAGGTCCTGGCACCACACCTGCCGGAATGTCTGCTGCCCTCTACTGTAACACAATGCCGTCGACATCGACTGGCGTCTGCCTTCCAAGAGCACCTACTTCCCAGATGCTACCTGCTGAGACCCGAGCACAGTCTGGTGCCTTCTGTGGGGAGACGCTTCACCACGAAGGCTTTCAGTCGCCTCACACGCCCCCTACCAGCACGTACTCGATGACGAATGTCTACCAGCGACCTGCCGCCAGCGCTGTAGCCGCCGTGTTAGGACGGAAGCAACCGGAGAgatcgcatgcagcggagaCTGGCGACGCAGCGATGACGACTAGTCCCGGACTGATGGAGAGAGCCGCCGAAGTCCATCTAG GTGCTGCACCTACACAGGTGTCCCCATTTTTTGGACAACCACAAGCAGCACCAGGTGCTACaaactcttcttcgacttcgaGTGCTCGCGAGGACACCCAGGAGTATCGCATTCGTGTGTCGTCCTTCCAGGATGTCCCGCGACCCCAGCTCGGCAAGCAGCAGGTCGGAAATCTACAACAGGTCCAGGCTCAGCTGGAGCAAATCTCGATCGCGCACCTCGAAGAGTACGCAAAGAAATTCGGCGTGTATTCGACGCCAGAAGAGGCAGCTGCCGCTCTAGGTGGCGTTCCCCTTCAGGGTGTCGGGGCTCTGGCAGGGATGCCTTCGATTGCCCAGCCTGGAAACCCGGCGACCGTGGACGCAGGCTTCTGGGGTGGAATGAAAGCAGACAGGGCTCAGTTAATGGGCGTTATGGGAGGGTTGGACGAAACGGCGCTTTATCAAGCGGCTGTACGGAGCGAAACGCCAGGAAGAGCAGGCCAGAGAGTAGCATCTGCTCATAGAGAGGGCGAACCAATGTCTCAGGCGTCCCAGCGCGCGGTCACGCTCAGGCAGCAGTACCCCGGACACGGCCTCAATtaa
- a CDS encoding DUF862 domain-containing protein (encoded by transcript TGME49_243210), with protein sequence MSLPEQPALPQSGGGKSPSASGVIPWRTRHTVRLRVFDLSKGMAKLYGGLFVSDEKKGVWHTNVVVFGLEYFYMSTICVCPAGLGWPGEEHLTDCTEMGTTERTPIELEAFLRTQQQIFTPDKYDMFKHNCNHFSDLVLRFLGSRRRVPSYILSLPDRVLQTTLGKLVHPILSVAMDVMKADIRQKADKAELSGEIFFYGGVEPLLDPTESRTRRFLKQVARQVQQERRTHRARHVNSSVPPITERALSSRSSVSPGYKPFPSSFPSPAAFGLSLTPVSPLGHARQCSAARGPACGAADLRRGNRPSSPAGVSAVNETSLFCLQQKLEAESSLLSPGVRLPGDMEAENREATNNEVDESARFSSRQEGGDEVRPSDPGDKGEGEFLSPGSFNRRALDRKEPTATRTPVGDSPPARFPSRPSRAPSGSRMQRQSSRHSSHLVHAEDDGEAASEQDAFWDVEEASANSGEEWTVLPAWAFASGTHRRETSAVEEGRRFWRVPPDWRSHAPHSMSHFMASGHTFSGVRKAETPVEWAEAESDGGAGAMRSVFSAGEREDEDRKATGEANASDSDSEHSIRSYTFEDSCPLITAAGGNSPRPSGVSRGDEEDEWQLRGQRRRRMKARVEEGRLGRATGRRQGSATGPEIDSESEGGTFSRRVSTPQRTVSAQDGEQEGRHFQSAQDAVHEGHRTRTLLARSQVRRSQSERHTSLSSSSSYGQTRGLLHARAASGEILFVTPPEQAQRDVWSPPHGSEACSGGEEPRDPARVRRSREGCHTGKGSELEYSDAHEGTESFSEASRDEGASSFLLTSSASHAEDEEEGERSQSWEEEERSANGEAFDSDDGWSASPVKRKDDENAPFERQEREEKSGNDPALAFEIPGEPRWGGHAGRRRRDDASGLHANPTTGKDHAAQAHRDVLGRRKDEEKLEADFERLHASFFTPPSGAPESSDELEEADAFSSSYPSRSDFSSPSCTELSRVRSKIHRQRTAASSSSTVSQPGALRTVLYRTRSPQKTSVDMSSRDNRRGSCSSRGVNHASDSPASVFAFSTKSVSPAPVRCDLKEGKGRHQSRSRMSESACAPREFDSRERRR encoded by the exons aTGTCGTTGCCCGAGCAACCTGCCTTACCCCAGTCGGGAGGCGGAAAGAGCCCCTCTGCGTCTGGCGTCATCCCGTGGAGAACTCGGCACACAGTTCGTCTGAGGGTGTTTGATCTCTCGAAAGGGATGGCGAAACTCTATGGaggcctcttcgtctctgacgagaagaaaggtgtGTG GCACACAAACGTCGTGGTTTTCGGATTGGAATACTTCTACATGTCCACCATCTGCGTTTGCCCCGCGGGCCTGGGGTGGCCTGGCGAAGAACATCTTACAGACTGTACTGA AATGGGGACGACTGAGCGCACACCGATTGAGTTGGAGGCCTTTCTTCGCACGCAGCAGCAGATTTTTACGCCG GACAAGTACGACATGTTTAAACACAACTGCAATCATTTTTCGGATCtcgtccttcgcttcctcggtAGCCGTCGCCGTGTGCCTTCGT AcattctctccctccctgaTCGTGTGCTGCAAACAACTCTCGGCAAGCTGGTGCACCCGATCCTCAGCGTTGCCATGGATGTTATGAAAGCTGACATAC GTCAGAAGGCAGACAAGGCCGAGTTGTCAGGCGAAATATTTTTTTATGGGGGTGTGGAGCCGCTGCTCGATCCGACTGAGAGTCGCACCCGTCGTTTTCTGAAGCAGGTGGCGCGACAAGTCCAGCAGGAGCGCCGGACGCATCGAGCGAGACATGTCAACTCGTCTGTGCCGCCGATAACGGAAAGGGCGTTGAGCAGCcggtcctctgtctctcctggaTACAAACCGTTTCCatcgtcttttccttctcccgctgcATTTGGTCTCTCTTTGACACCGGTCTCTCCCCTCGGCCATGCTCGGCAGTGTTCCGCTGCACGGGGTCCTGCCTGCGGAGCCGCCGACCTCAGGAGGGGCAACCGGCCCAGTTCCCCAGCGGGAGTCTCCGCTGTCAACGAGACGTCTCTGTTTTGTCTGCAGCAAAAGCTGGAGGCAgagtcttcgcttctgtctccggggGTAAGGCTCCCGGGTGACATGGAAGCAGAGAACCGAGAAGCTACGAACAACGAAGTGGATGAGTCcgctcgtttttcctctcgccagGAGGGCGGGGATGAGGTGCGTCCTTCGGATCCAGGAGACAAAGGTGAAGGggagtttctttctccagggAGTTTCAATCGGCGAGCTCTGGACCGGAAAGAGCCGACAGCCACCCGTACACCTGTCGGGGACTCTCCACCTGCTCGGTTCCCCTCTCGTCCAAGTCGAGCGCCCAGCGGatcacgcatgcagaggcagagcagcCGCCACTCGAGTCACCTTGTCCATGCAGAGGACGATGGAGAAGCAGCCAGTGAGCAGGACGCCTTCTGGGATGTGGAGGAAGCGAGTGCAAACAGTGGCGAAGAGTGGACGGTGCTTCCTGCTTGGGCGTTTGCCTCAGGGACGCACCGCAGAGAGACCTCTGCGGTCGAGGAGGGGCGTCGTTTCTGGCGCGTCCCTCCTGATTGGCGGAGTCACGCCCCACACAGTATGTCGCATTTCATGGCGAGTGGACATACGTTTTCAGGCGTACGCAAAGCGGAGACCCCTGTCGAGTGGGCCGAAgccgagagcgacggaggcgCCGGCGCCATGCGAAGTGTCTTTTCTGCAGgtgagcgagaagacgaagaccgGAAAGCCACTGGAGAGGCGAATGCTTCAGACAGCGACTCGGAGCACAGCATCCGAAGTTACACGTTCGAGGACTCCTGTCCCCTCATTACTGCCGCGGGAGGAAACAGTCCGAGGCCGTCGGGGGTCTcgcgaggcgacgaagaagatgagtGGCAACTGAGAGgacaaaggagacgacgCATGAAAGCCAGGGTGGAAGAAGGGCGTCTGGGGCGGGCAACTGGGAGACGGCAAGGTTCCGCGACCGGTCCAGAGATCGACTCTGAAAGTGAAGGAGGAACGTTTTCACGGAGGGTGAGTACGCCGCAGCGCACGGTGTCCGCACAGGACGGTGAACAGGAAGGGAGACACTTCCAATCAGCTCAAGACGCGGTCCATGAAGGGCACCGGACGCGGACGCTTCTGGCAAGGAGTCAGGTGAGACGGTCGCAGTCCGAGCGCCACacgagtctctcttcttcgtcatcttACGGACAGACTCGAGGTCTTCTCCATGCGAGAGCGGCGTCCGGGGAGATTCTTTTTGTGACTCCGCCTGAGCAGGCCCAGCGGGATGTGTGGAGTCCGCCCCATGGAAGCGAAGCCTGCTCAGGAGGTGAGGAGCCGAGAGACCCGGCCAGAGTGAGGAGGAGTCGTGAAGGTTGTCACACGGGGAAAGGGAGTGAACTCGAGTATTCTGATGCACATGAAGGAACTGAATCCTTTTCAGAGGCAAGCCGCGACGAAGgcgcttcttcgttcctcctcACGTCTTCGGCATCgcacgcagaagacgaggaagaaggtgaacGTTCTCAGTCgtgggaagaagaagaacgaagcgcGAATGGTGAGGCATTCGACAGTGACGACGGGTGGAGTGCGTCTCCCGTCAAGCGAAAAGACGACGAAAACGCACCTTTCGAGAGGcaggaacgcgaagaaaagagcggCAACGACCCGGCATTGGCATTCGAGATCCCAGGGGAACCACGGTGGGGAGGCCATGCTggccgaagaaggcgagacgatGCTTCTGGGTTGCATGCAAACCCCACAACGGGCAAAGATCACGCGGCGCAGGCACATCGAGATGTCCTCGGACGACGAAAAGATGAAGAGAAGCTCGAGGCAGACTTCGAG CGTCTTCACGCGTCGTTCTTCACTCCTCCCTCGGGTGCGCCCGAGTCAAGTGACGAGTTGGAGGAAGCGGatgccttctcctcctcgtaTCCCTCTCGCTCCGatttctcgtctccgtcaTGCACCGAGTTGTCTCGCGTGCGAAGCAAGATTCATCGACAGCGGACAGCAGCTTCGTCTTCAAGCACAGTCTCTCAGCCGGGAGCACTGCGTACAGTATTATATCGAACGAGATCTCCACAGAAGACTTCCGTAGACATGTCCTCGCGGGACAACCGAAGGGGCTCCTGTTCCAGTCGGGGTGTTAACCATGCGAGCGATTCACCTGCGTCTGTTTTCGCATTCTCGACGAAAAGTGTATCTCCCGCGCCAGTTAGGTGTGACCtgaaagaaggcaaaggcAGACACCAAAGCAGGTCGAGAATGAGTGAAAGCGCGTGTGCCCCAAGGGAGTTTGATTCGAGAGAACGTCGCAGGTAG